The genomic interval GCCCGCAATCAGGCCGCCGCCGCCGATGGCCACAAACACCGCGTCAAGCGGCCCTTGGTGCTGGCGCAGCATTTCCATGGCAATCGTGCCTTGGCCGGCAATCACTTCTGGATCGTCAAACGGATGAACGAATGTCATGCCGTTTTTCTTTTCCAGCGTGAGTGCGTGGGTGTAAGCGTCAGAGTAGCTGTCGCCCGCCAACACCACTTCACCGCCCAAAGCCTTGACGGCCTCAATCTTCACACTCGGCGTGGTGGTGGGCATGACGATGATGGCCTTGGTGCCCAGGCGCTTGGCGCCCAGCGCCACGCCTTGCGCGTGGTTGCCGGCCGAGGCGCAAATGACGCCCTTTTTGAGCTGTTCGGGCGTGAGGTGCGCCATCTTGTTGTACGCACCGCGCAGCTTGAAGCTGTGCACGGGCTGCTGATCTTCGCGCTTCAACAACACGGTGTTGTGAATTCGACGGCTGAGGTTCTTGGCCACCTCCAGCGCAGATTCAACGGCCACGTCGTACACACGGGCGGTCAAGATTTTCTTCAAGTAATCAGCGGGCTGTAGCGCGCGCGCTTTGGGAGTGCGGGTAGACATGGGGTGATTGTCTCTTATGGAAAAAGACGAAAAAAAACCCCGAGTTTTGCAACTCGGGGCTGAATCCACTTTTGAGGGTGGAGGAGACAAGGCTCTAGTGTATGCAATTTTTGTTGCGGCGCAACATTTGCATGACAATCTAAGCTTGATTTTTTTGGAGAACAACATGGAATGCACCGTCAGCTGGACCGGCAACTCTGGCACCCGTTCAGGCATGGGCTTTATTGCAGAAACTGGCAGCGGTCACGTGGTGGCCATGGACGGCGCACCCGATGCGGCCAAGCCAGAGAACGGCGGCCAAAACTTGGCCCCTCGCCCCATGGAACTGTTGCTGGCGGGCACAGGCGGCTGCACGGCTTATGACGTGGTGCTCATCCTCAAGCGTGGCCGTCACAACGTGCAGGGCTGCAGCGTAAAAATCACCAGCGAACGGGCCACCGAAGACCCCAAGGTGTTCACCAAAATCAACATGCACTTCACCGTCACGGGCCAAGGCGTGCCAGCCTCTGCTGTGGAGCGCGCCATTGCCATGAGCCACGACAAATATTGCTCGGCCAGCATCATGCTGGGCAAAACTGCGGAAATTACCACCAGCTTCGAGCTGGTGGAAGCCTAAAACACAGGGTTAGATGCGGTGCGCCACGGTGGTCATCACCTTGGCGGCCACTTGCATCATGGCTTTGAAAGGGGCTGGCAGTTCGGCGGCCCCCGCCAGTTGCGCTTCTTTGGCGTGCTGGGCCTCGTCCACCTTCATTTGCGCCACGATGGCGCGGCTGGGCCCGTCGTTCGCGGGCAGTAAACCCAAGTGGCTTTCTAAATGCGCTTCAACCTGACGCTCGGTCTCCACCACAAACCCTAGGCTCATGCGGTCGCCGCCCAGTTTGGCTGCGACATAGCCAATGCCGAACGCGCCTGCGTACCAAAGTGGGTTCAGCAGGCTGGTGCGCCCGCCCAACTCTTGTAGACGGTGTTCGACCCACGCCAAATGGTCGGTTTCCTCGTTGCATGCTGCCGTCAGGTGCTGGCGTAGCGCGTTGTCCTGGGTCGCCAAGGCTTGGGCGGTGTACAGCGCTTGGGCGCACACCTCGCCTACGTGGTTCACGCGCATCAGCGCAGACGCTTCGCGCTTTTCAGCGTCGGTCAGTGGGGCAGGGGTGGGCACTTCGGCCGCCCACATGGGGGTGGGGCGGTTGGCGTGGTGGCGGGCAAACACGGTGCGCAAGGCGCTGTCAGCGGCAATAAGAAGAGCATCCATACGCTGAGTTTAAGACGTAAGCCAAGAGACCTTAGGCGCCAGATAAGCGCCCGCCCATCAGGTTTGTCGTTTTTTGAAGATTCACCATTTCACAAGGGTTTGCGAGGGGTTGGGCTTTTGTTTGTTGCATGAATGCAACGAAACGGCGCTATTTTTGGCTCTTGTCATAGTCCTTTGCGCACTCGTCTGGTTCAATACGTGCAACTTCCCGAAAACGGAGGTTGGTTCTGAAAAATTCAGAACCCCTGTTCAAACCTTGGAGAACCTTGAAATGAAAAAAACCCTCGTTGCATTGGCCGCTTTGGCCGCGACTTCTGCTTTCGCACAATCTTCTGTAACCATCTCTGGTAACGCTGACGTTGGCTACATCAACAAATCTGCCTTCGGCGGTGATGGCAAATTGTTCGGTAAGTCATCTGGCGTTGCTGATGGCCTGAACAGCCCAAACCGCATCATCTTGGAAGTTAAAGAAGACTTGGGTGGCGGTTTGACTGCTCGTTTCTTCAACGAACACGGCATTTCCCCAACAAACACACAAGACTGGGCATCACGCACAGCCAACGGCGCCCCTCAGTACGTTTCAGGTGGTAAGACAGCTACTGCAGACGACCAAATCCCATCAAGCGGCGCACAATCAACTGGCACCAACCGCAACACATTCGTTGCTTTGGGTGGCGGTTTCGGTGAAATCCGTGCCGGTTACATGGTTTCTTCTTTGTACAACACATCAGCCCAATCTGGCTATTTCTTGGGTGTTGAGCAATACGGCGCTTTGTTGAAAGACCACGGCATGGCTGAAGCTGGTGGTTCACGTGCCAACGGTTTGCAGTACACATCGCCAAAGTACGGCATGTTCACGGGTACAGTGCAAAAGCAATACGGTGCTGAGCGTACTTTCACATCTGAAGTTGCAACATCTCCAGTTTTGGATAACAAGGCAGAGCGCACAGCTTTGCGTGCTGACATGGATGCAGGTGCTTTGAAGGCCACTTACGTTCGTACTGACTACACAGCACACAAATCACCTCAAGTGATTGCTGCGGCCGCTGGTGCAAGCAATATTTTTGGCGTTACATCAGCAGCAGTTACATCAGCTACTGTTACTGACATCAAGACCAAGCATGATCACCTGAGCGCGATCTACACTTATGGCCCAGTTGCTGCTACTTACCAGTACAACAAGGCCAGCTTGACTGAAGCTGTTACCGCAGCTAATAGCCGTGAATTGAAGTCTAACCAGTACGGTATCCAATACACCATGGGTGCAGCCTCTGTGTACGCCATCACTGGTAAGGGTACCGTTGATAGTCCAACAGCTCGCGTCAACGACATCAAGAACACACAATACGGTGTTCGTTACAACTTGAGCAAGCGTACATTGGTGTACGCAATGACCGGTACATCCAAAGACAGCGTGCCTACAGCTGCTGACAAAATGTCTAAAGGTACTATGAACGGTATCGGCATGATGCACCAGTTCTAATCACCAAGCTGGCTTAGCCAGTTAAGGATCTAGAAAATCTAAAACCCCATCTCTTGAAAAAGTGGTGGGGTTTTTTTAAATCAAAAAATTATTGGAGACAAAAATGAGTTCAATTTCAAAAATCGCTTTGGCTTGTGCTGCCTTGGTTGCTGCATCTGGCGCATTTGCGCAGAAGGCTGGGGATAATATTGTTAGCGCGGGTATTGCGTTAATTAACACGGACGCATCTGTAGGAACTTTATCGAATCCCAACAGCACTATCAATGGTGCACTGGTCGGCACTTCTGCAACCATTAGTTCCGAGACAACTGTTTCATTTGGTTGGTTGCGTATGTTTACGGATAACGTGGGTGCTGAAATGACCATCGGTATTCCCCCCACTGTTACGCAAGATTTGGCGACGCCTAATGGTCCATCAGCAGCGTTGGCTACCAGTCATCCTGGCGCAGCAAAGATTGATTTGTGGACACCGACAGTAATCGCCAAGTATTTCTTTGGAACATCTAAAGATCAATGGCGTCCCTATGTCGGCCTAGGCGCTTCGCATGTTTCGTTTCACAGCATCAAGACCAGTGCAGATGTTG from Limnohabitans curvus carries:
- a CDS encoding OmpW/AlkL family protein, producing MSSISKIALACAALVAASGAFAQKAGDNIVSAGIALINTDASVGTLSNPNSTINGALVGTSATISSETTVSFGWLRMFTDNVGAEMTIGIPPTVTQDLATPNGPSAALATSHPGAAKIDLWTPTVIAKYFFGTSKDQWRPYVGLGASHVSFHSIKTSADVAGLAGKSAALSSSWAPVYNAGLIYNIDDKWSVSGSVSYIPVTTSATFVGDAAHGSTTTTGDIKLKTTDYVVKMGYRF
- a CDS encoding porin; translated protein: MKKTLVALAALAATSAFAQSSVTISGNADVGYINKSAFGGDGKLFGKSSGVADGLNSPNRIILEVKEDLGGGLTARFFNEHGISPTNTQDWASRTANGAPQYVSGGKTATADDQIPSSGAQSTGTNRNTFVALGGGFGEIRAGYMVSSLYNTSAQSGYFLGVEQYGALLKDHGMAEAGGSRANGLQYTSPKYGMFTGTVQKQYGAERTFTSEVATSPVLDNKAERTALRADMDAGALKATYVRTDYTAHKSPQVIAAAAGASNIFGVTSAAVTSATVTDIKTKHDHLSAIYTYGPVAATYQYNKASLTEAVTAANSRELKSNQYGIQYTMGAASVYAITGKGTVDSPTARVNDIKNTQYGVRYNLSKRTLVYAMTGTSKDSVPTAADKMSKGTMNGIGMMHQF
- a CDS encoding OsmC family protein; amino-acid sequence: MECTVSWTGNSGTRSGMGFIAETGSGHVVAMDGAPDAAKPENGGQNLAPRPMELLLAGTGGCTAYDVVLILKRGRHNVQGCSVKITSERATEDPKVFTKINMHFTVTGQGVPASAVERAIAMSHDKYCSASIMLGKTAEITTSFELVEA
- the coq7 gene encoding 2-polyprenyl-3-methyl-6-methoxy-1,4-benzoquinone monooxygenase; translation: MDALLIAADSALRTVFARHHANRPTPMWAAEVPTPAPLTDAEKREASALMRVNHVGEVCAQALYTAQALATQDNALRQHLTAACNEETDHLAWVEHRLQELGGRTSLLNPLWYAGAFGIGYVAAKLGGDRMSLGFVVETERQVEAHLESHLGLLPANDGPSRAIVAQMKVDEAQHAKEAQLAGAAELPAPFKAMMQVAAKVMTTVAHRI